In Colwellia sp. M166, a genomic segment contains:
- a CDS encoding DEAD/DEAH box helicase: MSFSSLALDKSLTDAVKALGYEQPTPIQQQAIPAILANKDIMAGAQTGTGKTAAFALPILQRLSENIPAQRPIRALVLTPTRELAQQVYKSFVSYAENTELNIAVAYGGVSIKPQIEAIEKGVDVLIATPGRLLDHIINGSVLLIHLETIVFDEADRMLDMGFKDEIDRILNRLPPKRQTLLFSATFDDAIFKLSKTLLNEPELIEVSERNTAATQVEQIVYTVDSDRKRELTSFLIGSKNWQQVLIFTRTKQGADELAKEMSKDGIKTQSIHGDKSQGARDKALAEFKAGKTRALVATDVAARGIDIHDLRYVINYELPYIAEDYIHRIGRTGRAGNEGLAISLMSPSENWLLEAVEKVLDTRLMQQWLPGYEPDLTKTDVPARKNTLGRQKKHGRQQAFGDKNKSKPSNKHRRH, translated from the coding sequence ATGAGTTTTTCTTCCTTAGCACTAGATAAATCACTTACCGATGCCGTGAAAGCTTTAGGCTATGAACAGCCAACACCGATTCAACAACAAGCGATTCCGGCTATTTTAGCTAATAAAGATATTATGGCAGGGGCACAAACAGGTACTGGTAAAACGGCCGCCTTTGCTTTACCTATTCTTCAACGCCTAAGTGAGAATATCCCTGCACAAAGACCGATCAGAGCCTTGGTATTAACACCAACCCGTGAGCTTGCTCAGCAAGTGTATAAAAGTTTTGTTAGCTATGCTGAAAATACCGAGCTAAATATTGCTGTTGCTTATGGCGGCGTAAGTATTAAACCGCAAATTGAAGCAATTGAAAAAGGCGTTGATGTATTAATTGCCACGCCTGGACGATTATTAGATCATATTATTAACGGCAGTGTGTTATTGATCCATCTAGAAACTATTGTCTTTGATGAAGCTGATAGAATGTTAGATATGGGCTTTAAAGATGAAATTGATCGTATTCTTAATCGTTTACCGCCAAAACGTCAGACTTTGCTGTTTTCTGCAACGTTCGACGATGCTATTTTTAAACTCAGTAAAACTTTACTTAATGAACCAGAACTTATTGAAGTAAGCGAACGCAATACAGCTGCCACACAAGTCGAACAAATTGTTTATACCGTTGATAGTGACCGTAAACGTGAGTTAACCTCGTTCTTAATTGGCTCCAAGAACTGGCAACAAGTGCTTATTTTTACCCGCACCAAACAAGGTGCAGATGAGCTTGCGAAAGAAATGTCGAAGGATGGTATTAAAACCCAATCTATCCATGGTGATAAATCGCAAGGTGCGCGAGATAAAGCTTTAGCTGAATTTAAAGCAGGAAAAACACGAGCGTTAGTCGCCACCGATGTTGCTGCTCGTGGCATCGATATCCATGATTTACGCTATGTCATTAATTACGAATTGCCTTATATTGCTGAAGACTATATTCATCGCATTGGCCGAACAGGTCGAGCGGGCAATGAAGGTTTAGCTATTTCATTAATGAGCCCGTCTGAAAATTGGTTATTAGAAGCGGTTGAAAAAGTATTAGATACACGTTTAATGCAACAATGGCTGCCAGGTTATGAACCCGATTTAACGAAAACCGATGTTCCAGCACGCAAAAACACTTTAGGGCGACAAAAAAAGCACGGTCGTCAACAAGCCTTTGGTGATAAAAACAAAAGTAAGCCGAGTAATAAACATCGTCGACATTAA
- a CDS encoding response regulator transcription factor → MKEVLIIEDDQLVSLTLKSQLERKGFAVNQVFNGSTALRKVINTFPDLILLDIGLPDINGYEVCKQLREFYQRPIIFITSDEDSLAEIKCFEVGADDFVLKTAPFEVLYQRIKRLGVRPTNYQPDDILEFGELKFIPASTDCFYQKKALGLTQEEYELFYFIATKHNSVVSRQIILKVLKGADYDGIDRSIDIKVARIRNKLKTVGLPANIIQSVRSIGYQVCFSIVSESEIVT, encoded by the coding sequence ATGAAAGAAGTACTAATTATTGAAGATGATCAATTGGTGTCTCTTACTTTGAAAAGCCAATTAGAACGTAAAGGCTTCGCTGTTAATCAAGTGTTCAATGGTTCGACAGCATTGCGGAAAGTTATTAATACTTTTCCTGATCTGATTTTATTAGATATAGGCTTGCCTGATATCAATGGTTACGAGGTGTGTAAACAACTTAGAGAATTTTATCAACGACCGATTATTTTCATTACCAGCGATGAAGATTCATTAGCAGAAATCAAATGCTTTGAAGTTGGCGCTGATGATTTCGTGTTAAAAACAGCACCCTTTGAAGTGCTATATCAACGTATAAAACGCTTAGGCGTTCGACCTACTAATTATCAACCTGATGATATTTTAGAGTTTGGTGAGCTTAAGTTTATTCCGGCGTCAACAGATTGCTTTTATCAAAAAAAAGCTTTGGGCTTAACACAGGAAGAATATGAGTTGTTCTACTTTATTGCCACTAAGCATAACAGTGTGGTGTCTAGGCAAATTATTCTGAAAGTGTTGAAAGGAGCTGATTATGACGGTATTGACCGTTCTATTGATATTAAAGTCGCTCGTATCAGAAATAAATTAAAAACGGTTGGTTTACCGGCAAATATTATTCAATCTGTTCGCTCTATAGGGTACCAGGTGTGTTTTTCAATAGTTTCTGAATCTGAAATCGTCACCTAA
- a CDS encoding TIGR00266 family protein has protein sequence MRSDEIDYQIIGNSMQLVEVTLDQGETVVAEAGAMNYMEDGIEFETKMGDGSNATQGIMGKLFSAGKRMLTGESVFMTHFSNQHPQRRTVAFAAPYPGSIISINLADIGGGVTCQKDAFLCAALGTKIDITFSKRLGSGFFGGEGFILERLEGDGLAFLHAGGTIIEKELNGEVLRVDTGCLVGFSDGIDYDIELTKGLKSMLFGGEGLFIATLSGHGKVWLQSLPFSRLADRVIQHAPIHGGSSQGE, from the coding sequence ATGCGCAGTGATGAAATAGATTATCAAATTATCGGAAATTCAATGCAGTTAGTTGAAGTAACCTTAGATCAGGGAGAGACCGTTGTCGCCGAGGCCGGTGCGATGAATTATATGGAAGATGGTATAGAATTTGAAACAAAGATGGGGGATGGCTCAAATGCCACCCAAGGCATCATGGGGAAGTTGTTTTCTGCGGGTAAACGCATGTTGACCGGAGAGTCAGTGTTTATGACCCATTTTTCTAATCAACATCCACAACGTCGTACTGTTGCTTTCGCAGCACCGTATCCAGGTTCGATTATTAGCATAAATCTCGCTGATATTGGCGGCGGTGTTACTTGTCAAAAAGATGCTTTTCTTTGTGCCGCTTTGGGAACTAAAATAGATATCACCTTTAGTAAACGTTTAGGCAGTGGTTTTTTTGGTGGTGAAGGCTTTATTTTAGAGCGTTTAGAAGGTGACGGCTTAGCATTTTTACATGCCGGTGGTACGATTATCGAAAAGGAACTGAATGGTGAAGTATTACGCGTTGATACCGGTTGCTTAGTGGGCTTTAGTGATGGTATTGATTACGACATTGAATTAACTAAAGGCCTAAAAAGTATGCTCTTTGGTGGCGAAGGTTTGTTTATTGCCACGCTTTCTGGCCATGGTAAAGTCTGGCTGCAAAGTTTACCTTTCTCTCGCTTAGCGGATCGGGTTATTCAGCATGCTCCTATACATGGTGGTTCAAGTCAGGGGGAGTAA
- a CDS encoding cysteine-rich CWC family protein, producing the protein MTTVINDNLCPLCHANNLCGVKGTEPCWCVSSNIKPELLMRVPKELSRKSCICQKCINKFNLTEITDKS; encoded by the coding sequence TTGACCACAGTAATTAATGACAACCTCTGCCCATTATGTCATGCAAATAACCTGTGTGGCGTCAAAGGTACTGAGCCATGTTGGTGTGTCAGCAGTAATATTAAACCCGAATTACTGATGCGGGTACCAAAAGAACTCTCTAGAAAATCATGTATTTGTCAAAAGTGTATCAATAAATTTAACTTAACAGAAATTACTGACAAATCGTAA
- a CDS encoding DUF2750 domain-containing protein — translation MDDAQRAVYFVNETVTQNQLWILTDEHGCVMLNTEEEDCVPVWPNEEFAQAWVTDQWQNCQPEAISLNKWFSRWTHGLADDELAIVVFPSQDEQGLVYYPDELEHELKQHSVKKR, via the coding sequence ATGGATGATGCGCAACGCGCTGTTTATTTTGTTAATGAGACCGTCACTCAAAATCAGTTATGGATTTTAACTGATGAACATGGTTGTGTGATGCTCAATACTGAAGAAGAAGATTGTGTGCCAGTTTGGCCGAATGAAGAGTTCGCCCAAGCTTGGGTTACTGATCAATGGCAGAATTGTCAGCCTGAAGCTATTTCTTTGAATAAGTGGTTTAGCCGATGGACACATGGTCTTGCAGACGACGAACTCGCCATTGTAGTCTTTCCAAGCCAAGATGAACAAGGGCTCGTTTATTATCCCGATGAACTTGAGCATGAGCTTAAGCAACATTCAGTTAAAAAGCGATAA
- a CDS encoding SRPBCC family protein — protein MVNVDVMQMVAAAPNEISKLLLDHQQLHRFFDAKFAVAKTADDGEPAGGKGAIRNVSVAGVKFSEQVLFTSSNQIRYAIVGDKPLSNHQGNIYLTAQTPTQTSVRYTIVCNGPKWLPEKWVEFFLAQAMKKALVKINQYFLLHKNRRTV, from the coding sequence ATGGTTAATGTTGATGTAATGCAAATGGTTGCCGCGGCGCCAAATGAAATCAGTAAGCTATTACTCGATCATCAGCAATTGCATCGTTTTTTTGATGCAAAATTTGCTGTTGCAAAAACGGCTGATGATGGAGAGCCCGCTGGTGGCAAAGGGGCAATTCGTAATGTTAGTGTTGCTGGAGTGAAATTTTCAGAACAAGTATTGTTTACTAGCTCAAATCAAATACGTTATGCCATTGTCGGAGATAAACCATTAAGCAACCACCAAGGCAATATTTACCTGACGGCGCAAACCCCAACACAAACTTCTGTACGTTATACTATTGTTTGCAATGGACCTAAATGGTTACCAGAAAAATGGGTCGAATTTTTCTTGGCACAAGCAATGAAAAAAGCTTTAGTTAAGATCAATCAATATTTTTTATTGCATAAAAATAGGCGAACCGTGTGA
- a CDS encoding YaiI/YqxD family protein, producing MKIWVDADACPVVIKEILFRAAERTQTVTTLLANHYLKVPPSKVISFVQVSAGFDVADNEIVKRAEPNDLVITADIPLAAEVVEKGCLALNPRGELYTESNIRQRLNMRDFMDTLRSSGIETGGAPPISQADRQAFANNLDKLLAQQ from the coding sequence ATGAAAATTTGGGTTGATGCCGATGCCTGTCCCGTAGTCATTAAAGAAATATTATTTAGAGCCGCTGAACGTACACAAACAGTCACAACATTACTGGCTAACCATTATTTAAAAGTGCCACCTTCTAAAGTTATCAGCTTTGTACAAGTGAGTGCTGGCTTTGATGTCGCTGACAATGAAATTGTTAAACGCGCCGAGCCTAATGACTTAGTCATCACCGCAGATATCCCATTAGCCGCAGAAGTTGTCGAAAAAGGTTGCTTAGCGCTAAACCCTAGAGGAGAACTTTACACCGAGAGCAATATTCGTCAACGTCTTAATATGCGTGATTTTATGGATACTTTGCGCTCTAGTGGTATTGAGACCGGTGGCGCGCCACCAATTAGCCAAGCAGATCGACAAGCCTTTGCCAACAACCTTGATAAATTATTAGCACAACAATAA
- a CDS encoding TIGR02922 family protein → MQPSLEPTGSIKEVTIIYYGELSLQLQHSVEHFVQLENGRVIIPESYKQDKSIIAVCDGKVNILNKFGERIEFTPCHSKVI, encoded by the coding sequence ATGCAACCTTCACTTGAGCCAACAGGGTCAATAAAAGAAGTTACCATTATTTATTATGGTGAATTATCTTTGCAATTACAGCATAGTGTTGAACACTTTGTGCAATTAGAAAATGGCCGAGTGATCATTCCTGAGAGTTATAAGCAAGATAAGTCAATTATTGCTGTTTGTGACGGCAAAGTGAATATTCTTAATAAGTTTGGAGAGCGTATAGAGTTTACGCCTTGCCATAGTAAGGTTATATAG
- a CDS encoding acyl-CoA thioesterase translates to MNQPQRDITLRFLAEPQDVNFGGKVHGGAVMKWIDLAAYACAAGWSGRYCVTAYAGGIRFIAPIHVGSLVEVEAKVIYTGKSSMHIALEVNACDPKSLNRRLTTHCIVIMVAVDQNGQSERVPEWVPQSEADKKQHESARKLMEMRKQIGEEMQIFVE, encoded by the coding sequence ATGAATCAACCACAGCGTGATATAACTTTAAGATTTTTGGCTGAGCCTCAAGATGTAAATTTTGGTGGTAAAGTTCACGGTGGTGCCGTCATGAAATGGATCGATTTAGCTGCTTATGCTTGTGCCGCTGGTTGGAGTGGTCGTTATTGTGTTACCGCTTATGCAGGTGGTATCCGTTTTATTGCCCCGATCCACGTTGGTAGCTTAGTAGAAGTTGAAGCAAAGGTTATTTATACCGGTAAATCTTCAATGCATATAGCTTTGGAAGTGAATGCTTGTGATCCTAAATCGTTAAATCGTCGATTAACCACACACTGCATTGTTATTATGGTTGCTGTTGATCAAAATGGTCAATCTGAACGCGTTCCTGAGTGGGTTCCACAGTCAGAAGCAGATAAAAAGCAGCATGAAAGTGCAAGAAAATTAATGGAAATGCGTAAACAGATCGGCGAAGAGATGCAAATTTTTGTAGAATAG
- a CDS encoding DEAD/DEAH box helicase, with translation MSFTDLGLSAPIQKAIAEKGYDTPSPIQAQAIPAVLAGRDVMAAAQTGTGKTAGFTLPILELLSNGEKARPNQARTLIITPTRELAAQIAENVEMYGKHLDLKSTVVFGGVKINPQMLRLRQGVDILVATPGRLLDLYNQNAVRFNQLEILVLDEADRMLDMGFLRDIKKILSLLPKKRQTLLFSATFSPDIRELAKGIVNDPVEISISPKNTTAETVEQLIYSVDKNKKAPLLTHLIKTNDWRQVIVFMKTKHGANKLTKQLDAADIRAAAIHGNKSQGARTKALAQFKEGTINVLVATDIAARGIDIDQLPQVVNFELPNVPEDYVHRIGRTGRAGASGHAVSLVCADEIDLLNDVEHVIQTHLPREIVAGFEPLNALPESRKLRPLKAKKPKKFKTDKPEHKDGQRSGDNARGHKPTGKNRRHTGNNTSANPYGNSDGNNASRRRIKPAASK, from the coding sequence ATGAGTTTTACCGATTTAGGTTTATCTGCCCCAATTCAAAAAGCTATAGCGGAAAAAGGTTACGATACACCATCGCCTATTCAAGCTCAGGCTATTCCTGCGGTACTCGCTGGTAGAGACGTCATGGCAGCTGCGCAAACGGGCACAGGTAAAACAGCAGGCTTTACCTTACCTATTCTCGAATTGCTTTCAAATGGCGAGAAAGCACGCCCCAATCAAGCGCGAACACTCATTATTACGCCAACACGTGAACTTGCTGCTCAGATAGCTGAAAATGTCGAAATGTATGGTAAGCACTTAGACCTTAAATCAACGGTAGTATTTGGTGGGGTTAAAATTAATCCGCAAATGCTACGCTTACGTCAAGGTGTTGATATTCTTGTTGCTACACCAGGACGGTTATTAGATTTATATAATCAAAATGCTGTACGTTTTAATCAATTAGAAATTTTAGTACTTGATGAAGCTGATCGTATGTTAGATATGGGCTTTCTACGTGATATTAAGAAAATTTTATCCTTATTACCAAAAAAACGCCAAACACTACTTTTCTCAGCAACATTTTCACCAGATATTCGTGAGCTAGCGAAAGGAATTGTTAATGACCCCGTAGAGATTTCAATCAGCCCGAAAAATACCACGGCAGAAACGGTTGAGCAGTTAATCTATTCAGTAGATAAAAATAAGAAAGCGCCATTACTGACACATTTGATTAAAACTAATGATTGGCGACAAGTTATCGTTTTTATGAAAACTAAGCATGGCGCAAATAAATTAACCAAACAACTTGATGCTGCTGATATTAGAGCTGCTGCTATTCATGGCAATAAAAGCCAAGGGGCAAGAACAAAAGCATTAGCACAATTTAAAGAAGGTACTATCAATGTACTGGTAGCAACAGATATTGCTGCTCGTGGTATCGATATTGATCAACTACCTCAAGTGGTTAACTTTGAATTACCGAATGTACCAGAAGATTATGTACATCGTATTGGTCGTACGGGCCGAGCTGGTGCAAGTGGTCATGCGGTATCATTAGTCTGTGCGGACGAAATCGATCTATTGAATGACGTTGAACATGTGATTCAAACCCATTTACCGAGAGAAATAGTTGCTGGTTTTGAGCCACTCAATGCTTTACCAGAATCACGTAAATTACGCCCATTAAAAGCAAAAAAACCGAAGAAGTTCAAAACGGACAAACCTGAACATAAAGATGGTCAACGCTCAGGTGATAATGCACGTGGTCATAAGCCAACCGGTAAAAATAGACGTCATACGGGTAACAATACTAGTGCTAATCCGTATGGGAATAGTGATGGTAATAACGCTAGCAGACGTCGTATTAAACCAGCTGCAAGCAAATAA